Below is a window of Planctomycetes bacterium MalM25 DNA.
GACATCGAGCGGGGCAAGTTCGACAAGATCAACGGCTTGCCGTGGCAGACCGACACCTCGGTGAGCAGCCGCTCGTGGGGGTACATCGAGGACGACGCATTCAAGTCGAGCGCCGACCTGGTGGACAACCTGATCGACATCGTCAGCAAGAACGGCTGCATGCTGCTGAACGTCGGCCCCCGACCCGATGGAACGATCCCGCAGGCGGCGCAGGACGTGCTGCTCGAGATGGGCGCCTGGCTCGACGTGTACGGCGAGGCGATCTACGGCACGCGGCCTTGGAAAGAGTTCGGCGAGGGGCCCACTTCCAACGCCTCGGGCCATCACAGCGAAAAGAACTACAAGGACCTGACCCCCGAGGACTTCCGCTTCACCCAGAAGGACGGCGTGGTCTACGCCATCGGCATGGCGTGGCCCGATTCGGGCGAGGCGAGCGTCCGCTCGCTCGGCGCCGGGGCGGGGCTCCTCGACGGCGCCATCGCTTCAGTCGAACTCGTCGGCAGCGATGCCCCGCTCGAATGGGATCAGGGCAACGACGCCCTCACCGTGAAGCTCCCCGCCGGACACCAAGACGAACCCGCCTACGCCCTGCGTATCAAGACGAAGGAATCGCCATGAAGTCCCCAACGATCCTCGTGCTGGCGGCTTGCTGTCTTATCTCGGCCCAAGCCGAGGTGGCCCAAGCGGACACGGCGCCGCGGCGGAACATCCTGTGGATAATGTCCGACGACCACGCGACCAACGGTGTTGGCGCCTACGGCGGCCGGTTCGCTTCGCTCGACCCGACGCCGACACTCGACCGCCTCGCGGCGGGCGGGACGCGTTTCGCGAACTGCTTCTGTAGCAACTCGATCTGCACTCCCAGCCGCGCGACGCTGATGACCGGGCAGTATTCGCACCACAACGGCGTGCGGACGCTCAACGGCTCGCTGCCGGCCGACCGCCAAACCCTGGCGCTGCGGATGAAGGACGCCGGGTACCAGACAGCGATGATTGGTAAGTGGCACCTCAAGAAGGAGCCTGGCGCTTTCGACTACTACTGCGTGCTCGGTGGTCAGGGGAAGTACTTCAACCCGACTTTCCGCATCCGCGGCCCGAAGCCGTGGCCGCATAACACGTTCCGGCCTTCGGACCGGAGCTACGACTCGATCCACTCGTCCGACGCGATCACGAACGCCTCGATCGCCTGGCTCAAGAAGCGAGACAAGCAACGCCCCTTCTTCTTGATGCACCACTTCAAGGCTCCGCACGACAACTTCGAGAACGCTGAGCGGTACGACTGGCTCTACAAGGACGAAACCCTCCCCGAGCCGACGAACCTGGCCGAGCGCGGCGAGCACGGCCCGATCGACACGCCCCGCTACGGCACCAGCATCTCGAAGCGGAACACCCGCCGCAACATGGGCGACCATATGGCGACCCCCAAGTCGCTCTCTGATGCGGAGTACACCGCGGAGACCTACCAGCGTTATCTGAAGAAGTACCTCCGCTGCGTGCGCGGTGTGGACGATAACATCGCCCGATTGCTCGCTCTCTTGGAGGAGCAGGGCGAGCTCGACAACACGATCGTTATGTACACATCCGACCAGGGGTTCATGCTCGGCGAACACGACTACATCGACAAACGCTGGATGTACGAGGAGTCGATGCGGATGCCGTTCATCGTTCACGGTCCCGGCGTCGCGGCGGGTGCGGTGCGGGACGAGCTGATCACGAACGTCGACTTCCTGCCCACGATCCTCGACTTCGCTGGCGCTTCCGCCAAGGGTGAGCAGCTCGATGGTGAGAGCCTCGCTCCGCTGGCACGCGGCGAGCAACCCGAGTCCTGGCGAGACGACCTCTATTACCGTTACTGGATGCACCAGGCGCACCACGACGTGCCGGCTCACTACGGCGTCCGCACGAAGGACTTCAAGCTGGTCTTTTTCTACGGCCTGCCGCTCGACGCCGAGGGCGCCCGCGACACGCCGACGCCGGCGCACTGGGAACTCTACGATTTGGTCAACGACCCGAGTGAAGACCAGAACGTGATCGACGACCCACAGTACGCCGAAGTGGTCTACGGCCTGAAGAAGCGGCTGCTGGAGCTCAAGGAAGAGGTTGGCGACACGGATGAGTCGTACGACGAGCTGATGGAAGTCCGTGAGGGGGCGTGGTGAGCATGATTCATTCTCTCAGCAGTGTGCTTCTCCTGGTGTGCGCGGCGACCTGCGTCGCTCCGGCCGAGGCCAGGCGACCGAACATCGTCTTCCTGCTGACCGACGATCACCGACGCAGCGACCTCGGTTGCTACGGCAACGAGGTGATCCGCACTCCGGAGATCGACCGTCTGGCGGCCGAGGGGGTGCTGTTCGAGAACGCCTCGGTGACGAGCGCCATCTGCACGCCGAGCCGCGCGAGTTACTTCCTCGGGCAGTACGAACGCCGGCACGGGGTGAACTTCAACTCGGGCACCGCCATGGCTGCGGAGGCCTGGGCGGATGGCTTTCCGGTGCGTCTGCGTGAAGCGGGCTACCACACCGGGTACGTCGGTAAGAACCACGTGCCGATCGGTGACCGAGGCTACAACACGGGGCTCATCGAGAAGAGCTT
It encodes the following:
- a CDS encoding Arylsulfatase, with product MKSPTILVLAACCLISAQAEVAQADTAPRRNILWIMSDDHATNGVGAYGGRFASLDPTPTLDRLAAGGTRFANCFCSNSICTPSRATLMTGQYSHHNGVRTLNGSLPADRQTLALRMKDAGYQTAMIGKWHLKKEPGAFDYYCVLGGQGKYFNPTFRIRGPKPWPHNTFRPSDRSYDSIHSSDAITNASIAWLKKRDKQRPFFLMHHFKAPHDNFENAERYDWLYKDETLPEPTNLAERGEHGPIDTPRYGTSISKRNTRRNMGDHMATPKSLSDAEYTAETYQRYLKKYLRCVRGVDDNIARLLALLEEQGELDNTIVMYTSDQGFMLGEHDYIDKRWMYEESMRMPFIVHGPGVAAGAVRDELITNVDFLPTILDFAGASAKGEQLDGESLAPLARGEQPESWRDDLYYRYWMHQAHHDVPAHYGVRTKDFKLVFFYGLPLDAEGARDTPTPAHWELYDLVNDPSEDQNVIDDPQYAEVVYGLKKRLLELKEEVGDTDESYDELMEVREGAW